The proteins below come from a single Phocoena sinus isolate mPhoSin1 chromosome 2, mPhoSin1.pri, whole genome shotgun sequence genomic window:
- the RBM23 gene encoding probable RNA-binding protein 23 isoform X1, whose protein sequence is MIESFDFMSFLPCPLLSLPNGICVSATWYLVSFSWRTPQDEQQTNEVEKESPSNTTNSTSCTGSSGSGTSGSSASGEAGRKKRSRSHSKSRDRKRSRSRDRHRRRSSRSRSRDRQRRHRSRSWERRRSSESRSRDRRREDRVRYRSPPLATGRRYGHSKSPHFREKSPVREPVDNLSPEERDARTVFCMQLAARIRPRDLEDFFSAVGKVRDVRIISDRNSRRSKGIAYVEFCEIQSVPLAIGLTGQRLLGVPIIVQASQAEKNRLAAMANNLQKGSGGPMRLYVGSLHFNITEDMLRGIFEPFGKIDNIVLMKDSDTGRSKGYGFITFSDSECARRALEQLNGFELAGRPMRVGHVTERLDGGTDITFPDGDQDLDLGSACGRLQLMAKLAEGSGIQLPTTAAAAQAAALQLNGAVPLGALNPAALTALSPALNLASQAIASQCFQLSSLFTRQTMAQHSDWHMAVLEQSNKHL, encoded by the exons ATGATTGAGAGCTTCGATTTCATGAGCTTTCTTCCTTGTCCACTTCTTTCTTTGCCCAATGGAATCTGTGTGTCTGCCACCTGGTACCTTGTGTCATTTTCCTGGCGAACCCCTCAGGATGAGCAGCAAACTAACGAGGTTGAAAAGGAGAGCCCTAGTAACACCACCAACAGCACCAGCTGTACCGGCAGCAGTGGCAGTGGCACCAGTGGGAGCAGCGCCAgtggggaggcaggcag GAAGAAGAGGAGTCGGAGCCATAGTAAAAGCAGGGATAGAAAACGCAG TCGTAGTCGAGACCGTCATAGGCGGAGAAGCAGTCGGAGCCGGAGTCGAGATCGGCAGCGTCGTCACCGCAGCCGTAGCTGGGAACGTCGACGTAGTAGTGAGTCACGAAGTCGAGACCGACGTCGTGAGGATCGTGTGCGCTACAGGAGTCCACCACTTGCCACTGG GCGTAGGTATGGACACAGTAAGAGTCCTCATTTCCGGGAGAAGAGCCCAGTCAG GGAGCCAGTTGATAATCTGAGTCCTGAGGAGCGGGATGCCCGCACGGTGTTCTGTATGCAGTTAGCTGCCCGCATTCGGCCTCGAGACCTGGAGGACTTTTTCTCGGCTGTTGGCAAG GTTCGAGATGTACGTATCATCTCAGATCGGAACTCACGTCGTTCTAAGGGCATTGCCTATGTGGAATTCTGTGAGATCCAGTCTGTGCCACTTGCCATTGGGCTGACCGGACAGCGGCTGCTGGGAGTGCCTATCATTGTACAGGCCTCACAG GCTGAGAAAAACCGACTGGCAGCCATGGCCAACAACCTGCAGAAGGGCAGTGGTGGACCAATGCGCCTCTACGTGGGCTCCCTGCACTTCAATATCACTGAGGACATGCTCCGGGGCATCTTTGAGCCCTTTGGCAAA ATTGATAATATTGTCCTGATGAAGGACTCAGATACAGGCCGCTCTAAAGGTTATGGTTTTATTACG TTCTCTGACTCTGAGTGTGCCCGCCGGGCCCTGGAACAGTTGAATGGCTTTGAGCTTGCTGGTCGGCCTATGAGGGTTGGCCATGTGACCGAGCGACTGGATGGTGGCACAGACATCACTTTTCCTGACGGAGACCAGGATCTGGATCTGGGATCAGCGTGTGGACGTTTGCAGCTCATGGCCAAATTGGCAGAAG GCTCTGGAATCCAGCTGCCgaccactgctgctgctgcccaagCTGCTGCCTTGCAACTGAATGGAGCAGTTCCTTTGGGGGCCCTGAACCCAGCGGCTTTGACTG CTCTGAGTCCGGCCCTGAACCTCGCCTCCCAGGCAATCGCCTCCCAGTGCTTCCAGCTTTCCAGCCTCTTTACCCGCCAAACCAT
- the RBM23 gene encoding probable RNA-binding protein 23 isoform X5 — protein sequence MASDDFDIVIEAMLEAPYKKEEDEQQTNEVEKESPSNTTNSTSCTGSSGSGTSGSSASGEAGRKKRSRSHSKSRDRKRSRSRDRHRRRSSRSRSRDRQRRHRSRSWERRRSSESRSRDRRREDRVRYRSPPLATGRRYGHSKSPHFREKSPVREPVDNLSPEERDARTVFCMQLAARIRPRDLEDFFSAVGKVRDVRIISDRNSRRSKGIAYVEFCEIQSVPLAIGLTGQRLLGVPIIVQASQAEKNRLAAMANNLQKGSGGPMRLYVGSLHFNITEDMLRGIFEPFGKIDNIVLMKDSDTGRSKGYGFITFSDSECARRALEQLNGFELAGRPMRVGHVTERLDGGTDITFPDGDQDLDLGSACGRLQLMAKLAEGSGIQLPTTAAAAQAAALQLNGAVPLGALNPAALTALSPALNLASQAIASQCFQLSSLFTRQTM from the exons ATGGCATCCGATGACTTTGATATAGTGATTGAGGCCATGCTGGAGGCTCCCTATAAAAAAGAGGAG GATGAGCAGCAAACTAACGAGGTTGAAAAGGAGAGCCCTAGTAACACCACCAACAGCACCAGCTGTACCGGCAGCAGTGGCAGTGGCACCAGTGGGAGCAGCGCCAgtggggaggcaggcag GAAGAAGAGGAGTCGGAGCCATAGTAAAAGCAGGGATAGAAAACGCAG TCGTAGTCGAGACCGTCATAGGCGGAGAAGCAGTCGGAGCCGGAGTCGAGATCGGCAGCGTCGTCACCGCAGCCGTAGCTGGGAACGTCGACGTAGTAGTGAGTCACGAAGTCGAGACCGACGTCGTGAGGATCGTGTGCGCTACAGGAGTCCACCACTTGCCACTGG GCGTAGGTATGGACACAGTAAGAGTCCTCATTTCCGGGAGAAGAGCCCAGTCAG GGAGCCAGTTGATAATCTGAGTCCTGAGGAGCGGGATGCCCGCACGGTGTTCTGTATGCAGTTAGCTGCCCGCATTCGGCCTCGAGACCTGGAGGACTTTTTCTCGGCTGTTGGCAAG GTTCGAGATGTACGTATCATCTCAGATCGGAACTCACGTCGTTCTAAGGGCATTGCCTATGTGGAATTCTGTGAGATCCAGTCTGTGCCACTTGCCATTGGGCTGACCGGACAGCGGCTGCTGGGAGTGCCTATCATTGTACAGGCCTCACAG GCTGAGAAAAACCGACTGGCAGCCATGGCCAACAACCTGCAGAAGGGCAGTGGTGGACCAATGCGCCTCTACGTGGGCTCCCTGCACTTCAATATCACTGAGGACATGCTCCGGGGCATCTTTGAGCCCTTTGGCAAA ATTGATAATATTGTCCTGATGAAGGACTCAGATACAGGCCGCTCTAAAGGTTATGGTTTTATTACG TTCTCTGACTCTGAGTGTGCCCGCCGGGCCCTGGAACAGTTGAATGGCTTTGAGCTTGCTGGTCGGCCTATGAGGGTTGGCCATGTGACCGAGCGACTGGATGGTGGCACAGACATCACTTTTCCTGACGGAGACCAGGATCTGGATCTGGGATCAGCGTGTGGACGTTTGCAGCTCATGGCCAAATTGGCAGAAG GCTCTGGAATCCAGCTGCCgaccactgctgctgctgcccaagCTGCTGCCTTGCAACTGAATGGAGCAGTTCCTTTGGGGGCCCTGAACCCAGCGGCTTTGACTG CTCTGAGTCCGGCCCTGAACCTCGCCTCCCAGGCAATCGCCTCCCAGTGCTTCCAGCTTTCCAGCCTCTTTACCCGCCAAACCATGTGA
- the RBM23 gene encoding probable RNA-binding protein 23 isoform X3, with amino-acid sequence MIESFDFMSFLPCPLLSLPNGICVSATWYLVSFSWRTPQDEQQTNEVEKESPSNTTNSTSCTGSSGSGTSGSSASGEAGRKKRSRSHSKSRDRKRSRSRDRHRRRSSRSRSRDRQRRHRSRSWERRRSSESRSRDRRREDRVRYRSPPLATGRRYGHSKSPHFREKSPVREPVDNLSPEERDARTVFCMQLAARIRPRDLEDFFSAVGKVRDVRIISDRNSRRSKGIAYVEFCEIQSVPLAIGLTGQRLLGVPIIVQASQAEKNRLAAMANNLQKGSGGPMRLYVGSLHFNITEDMLRGIFEPFGKIDNIVLMKDSDTGRSKGYGFITFSDSECARRALEQLNGFELAGRPMRVGHVTERLDGGTDITFPDGDQDLDLGSACGRLQLMAKLAEGSGIQLPTTAAAAQAAALQLNGAVPLGALNPAALTALSPALNLASQAIASQCFQLSSLFTRQTM; translated from the exons ATGATTGAGAGCTTCGATTTCATGAGCTTTCTTCCTTGTCCACTTCTTTCTTTGCCCAATGGAATCTGTGTGTCTGCCACCTGGTACCTTGTGTCATTTTCCTGGCGAACCCCTCAGGATGAGCAGCAAACTAACGAGGTTGAAAAGGAGAGCCCTAGTAACACCACCAACAGCACCAGCTGTACCGGCAGCAGTGGCAGTGGCACCAGTGGGAGCAGCGCCAgtggggaggcaggcag GAAGAAGAGGAGTCGGAGCCATAGTAAAAGCAGGGATAGAAAACGCAG TCGTAGTCGAGACCGTCATAGGCGGAGAAGCAGTCGGAGCCGGAGTCGAGATCGGCAGCGTCGTCACCGCAGCCGTAGCTGGGAACGTCGACGTAGTAGTGAGTCACGAAGTCGAGACCGACGTCGTGAGGATCGTGTGCGCTACAGGAGTCCACCACTTGCCACTGG GCGTAGGTATGGACACAGTAAGAGTCCTCATTTCCGGGAGAAGAGCCCAGTCAG GGAGCCAGTTGATAATCTGAGTCCTGAGGAGCGGGATGCCCGCACGGTGTTCTGTATGCAGTTAGCTGCCCGCATTCGGCCTCGAGACCTGGAGGACTTTTTCTCGGCTGTTGGCAAG GTTCGAGATGTACGTATCATCTCAGATCGGAACTCACGTCGTTCTAAGGGCATTGCCTATGTGGAATTCTGTGAGATCCAGTCTGTGCCACTTGCCATTGGGCTGACCGGACAGCGGCTGCTGGGAGTGCCTATCATTGTACAGGCCTCACAG GCTGAGAAAAACCGACTGGCAGCCATGGCCAACAACCTGCAGAAGGGCAGTGGTGGACCAATGCGCCTCTACGTGGGCTCCCTGCACTTCAATATCACTGAGGACATGCTCCGGGGCATCTTTGAGCCCTTTGGCAAA ATTGATAATATTGTCCTGATGAAGGACTCAGATACAGGCCGCTCTAAAGGTTATGGTTTTATTACG TTCTCTGACTCTGAGTGTGCCCGCCGGGCCCTGGAACAGTTGAATGGCTTTGAGCTTGCTGGTCGGCCTATGAGGGTTGGCCATGTGACCGAGCGACTGGATGGTGGCACAGACATCACTTTTCCTGACGGAGACCAGGATCTGGATCTGGGATCAGCGTGTGGACGTTTGCAGCTCATGGCCAAATTGGCAGAAG GCTCTGGAATCCAGCTGCCgaccactgctgctgctgcccaagCTGCTGCCTTGCAACTGAATGGAGCAGTTCCTTTGGGGGCCCTGAACCCAGCGGCTTTGACTG CTCTGAGTCCGGCCCTGAACCTCGCCTCCCAGGCAATCGCCTCCCAGTGCTTCCAGCTTTCCAGCCTCTTTACCCGCCAAACCAT GTAA
- the RBM23 gene encoding probable RNA-binding protein 23 isoform X2 — protein MASDDFDIVIEAMLEAPYKKEEDEQQTNEVEKESPSNTTNSTSCTGSSGSGTSGSSASGEAGRKKRSRSHSKSRDRKRSRSRDRHRRRSSRSRSRDRQRRHRSRSWERRRSSESRSRDRRREDRVRYRSPPLATGRRYGHSKSPHFREKSPVREPVDNLSPEERDARTVFCMQLAARIRPRDLEDFFSAVGKVRDVRIISDRNSRRSKGIAYVEFCEIQSVPLAIGLTGQRLLGVPIIVQASQAEKNRLAAMANNLQKGSGGPMRLYVGSLHFNITEDMLRGIFEPFGKIDNIVLMKDSDTGRSKGYGFITFSDSECARRALEQLNGFELAGRPMRVGHVTERLDGGTDITFPDGDQDLDLGSACGRLQLMAKLAEGSGIQLPTTAAAAQAAALQLNGAVPLGALNPAALTALSPALNLASQAIASQCFQLSSLFTRQTMAQHSDWHMAVLEQSNKHL, from the exons ATGGCATCCGATGACTTTGATATAGTGATTGAGGCCATGCTGGAGGCTCCCTATAAAAAAGAGGAG GATGAGCAGCAAACTAACGAGGTTGAAAAGGAGAGCCCTAGTAACACCACCAACAGCACCAGCTGTACCGGCAGCAGTGGCAGTGGCACCAGTGGGAGCAGCGCCAgtggggaggcaggcag GAAGAAGAGGAGTCGGAGCCATAGTAAAAGCAGGGATAGAAAACGCAG TCGTAGTCGAGACCGTCATAGGCGGAGAAGCAGTCGGAGCCGGAGTCGAGATCGGCAGCGTCGTCACCGCAGCCGTAGCTGGGAACGTCGACGTAGTAGTGAGTCACGAAGTCGAGACCGACGTCGTGAGGATCGTGTGCGCTACAGGAGTCCACCACTTGCCACTGG GCGTAGGTATGGACACAGTAAGAGTCCTCATTTCCGGGAGAAGAGCCCAGTCAG GGAGCCAGTTGATAATCTGAGTCCTGAGGAGCGGGATGCCCGCACGGTGTTCTGTATGCAGTTAGCTGCCCGCATTCGGCCTCGAGACCTGGAGGACTTTTTCTCGGCTGTTGGCAAG GTTCGAGATGTACGTATCATCTCAGATCGGAACTCACGTCGTTCTAAGGGCATTGCCTATGTGGAATTCTGTGAGATCCAGTCTGTGCCACTTGCCATTGGGCTGACCGGACAGCGGCTGCTGGGAGTGCCTATCATTGTACAGGCCTCACAG GCTGAGAAAAACCGACTGGCAGCCATGGCCAACAACCTGCAGAAGGGCAGTGGTGGACCAATGCGCCTCTACGTGGGCTCCCTGCACTTCAATATCACTGAGGACATGCTCCGGGGCATCTTTGAGCCCTTTGGCAAA ATTGATAATATTGTCCTGATGAAGGACTCAGATACAGGCCGCTCTAAAGGTTATGGTTTTATTACG TTCTCTGACTCTGAGTGTGCCCGCCGGGCCCTGGAACAGTTGAATGGCTTTGAGCTTGCTGGTCGGCCTATGAGGGTTGGCCATGTGACCGAGCGACTGGATGGTGGCACAGACATCACTTTTCCTGACGGAGACCAGGATCTGGATCTGGGATCAGCGTGTGGACGTTTGCAGCTCATGGCCAAATTGGCAGAAG GCTCTGGAATCCAGCTGCCgaccactgctgctgctgcccaagCTGCTGCCTTGCAACTGAATGGAGCAGTTCCTTTGGGGGCCCTGAACCCAGCGGCTTTGACTG CTCTGAGTCCGGCCCTGAACCTCGCCTCCCAGGCAATCGCCTCCCAGTGCTTCCAGCTTTCCAGCCTCTTTACCCGCCAAACCAT
- the RBM23 gene encoding probable RNA-binding protein 23 isoform X6: MASDDFDIVIEAMLEAPYKKEEDEQQTNEVEKESPSNTTNSTSCTGSSGSGTSGSSASGEAGRKKRSRSHSKSRDRKRSRSRDRHRRRSSRSRSRDRQRRHRSRSWERRRSSESRSRDRRREDRVRYRSPPLATGRRYGHSKSPHFREKSPVREPVDNLSPEERDARTVFCMQLAARIRPRDLEDFFSAVGKVRDVRIISDRNSRRSKGIAYVEFCEIQSVPLAIGLTGQRLLGVPIIVQASQAEKNRLAAMANNLQKGSGGPMRLYVGSLHFNITEDMLRGIFEPFGKIDNIVLMKDSDTGRSKGYGFITFSDSECARRALEQLNGFELAGRPMRVGHVTERLDGGTDITFPDGDQDLDLGSACGRLQLMAKLAEGSGIQLPTTAAAAQAAALQLNGAVPLGALNPAALTALSPALNLASQAIASQCFQLSSLFTRQTM, encoded by the exons ATGGCATCCGATGACTTTGATATAGTGATTGAGGCCATGCTGGAGGCTCCCTATAAAAAAGAGGAG GATGAGCAGCAAACTAACGAGGTTGAAAAGGAGAGCCCTAGTAACACCACCAACAGCACCAGCTGTACCGGCAGCAGTGGCAGTGGCACCAGTGGGAGCAGCGCCAgtggggaggcaggcag GAAGAAGAGGAGTCGGAGCCATAGTAAAAGCAGGGATAGAAAACGCAG TCGTAGTCGAGACCGTCATAGGCGGAGAAGCAGTCGGAGCCGGAGTCGAGATCGGCAGCGTCGTCACCGCAGCCGTAGCTGGGAACGTCGACGTAGTAGTGAGTCACGAAGTCGAGACCGACGTCGTGAGGATCGTGTGCGCTACAGGAGTCCACCACTTGCCACTGG GCGTAGGTATGGACACAGTAAGAGTCCTCATTTCCGGGAGAAGAGCCCAGTCAG GGAGCCAGTTGATAATCTGAGTCCTGAGGAGCGGGATGCCCGCACGGTGTTCTGTATGCAGTTAGCTGCCCGCATTCGGCCTCGAGACCTGGAGGACTTTTTCTCGGCTGTTGGCAAG GTTCGAGATGTACGTATCATCTCAGATCGGAACTCACGTCGTTCTAAGGGCATTGCCTATGTGGAATTCTGTGAGATCCAGTCTGTGCCACTTGCCATTGGGCTGACCGGACAGCGGCTGCTGGGAGTGCCTATCATTGTACAGGCCTCACAG GCTGAGAAAAACCGACTGGCAGCCATGGCCAACAACCTGCAGAAGGGCAGTGGTGGACCAATGCGCCTCTACGTGGGCTCCCTGCACTTCAATATCACTGAGGACATGCTCCGGGGCATCTTTGAGCCCTTTGGCAAA ATTGATAATATTGTCCTGATGAAGGACTCAGATACAGGCCGCTCTAAAGGTTATGGTTTTATTACG TTCTCTGACTCTGAGTGTGCCCGCCGGGCCCTGGAACAGTTGAATGGCTTTGAGCTTGCTGGTCGGCCTATGAGGGTTGGCCATGTGACCGAGCGACTGGATGGTGGCACAGACATCACTTTTCCTGACGGAGACCAGGATCTGGATCTGGGATCAGCGTGTGGACGTTTGCAGCTCATGGCCAAATTGGCAGAAG GCTCTGGAATCCAGCTGCCgaccactgctgctgctgcccaagCTGCTGCCTTGCAACTGAATGGAGCAGTTCCTTTGGGGGCCCTGAACCCAGCGGCTTTGACTG CTCTGAGTCCGGCCCTGAACCTCGCCTCCCAGGCAATCGCCTCCCAGTGCTTCCAGCTTTCCAGCCTCTTTACCCGCCAAACCAT GTAA
- the RBM23 gene encoding probable RNA-binding protein 23 isoform X4, translated as MIESFDFMSFLPCPLLSLPNGICVSATWYLVSFSWRTPQDEQQTNEVEKESPSNTTNSTSCTGSSGSGTSGSSASGEAGRKKRSRSHSKSRDRKRSRSRDRHRRRSSRSRSRDRQRRHRSRSWERRRSSESRSRDRRREDRVRYRSPPLATGRRYGHSKSPHFREKSPVREPVDNLSPEERDARTVFCMQLAARIRPRDLEDFFSAVGKVRDVRIISDRNSRRSKGIAYVEFCEIQSVPLAIGLTGQRLLGVPIIVQASQAEKNRLAAMANNLQKGSGGPMRLYVGSLHFNITEDMLRGIFEPFGKIDNIVLMKDSDTGRSKGYGFITFSDSECARRALEQLNGFELAGRPMRVGHVTERLDGGTDITFPDGDQDLDLGSACGRLQLMAKLAEGSGIQLPTTAAAAQAAALQLNGAVPLGALNPAALTALSPALNLASQAIASQCFQLSSLFTRQTM; from the exons ATGATTGAGAGCTTCGATTTCATGAGCTTTCTTCCTTGTCCACTTCTTTCTTTGCCCAATGGAATCTGTGTGTCTGCCACCTGGTACCTTGTGTCATTTTCCTGGCGAACCCCTCAGGATGAGCAGCAAACTAACGAGGTTGAAAAGGAGAGCCCTAGTAACACCACCAACAGCACCAGCTGTACCGGCAGCAGTGGCAGTGGCACCAGTGGGAGCAGCGCCAgtggggaggcaggcag GAAGAAGAGGAGTCGGAGCCATAGTAAAAGCAGGGATAGAAAACGCAG TCGTAGTCGAGACCGTCATAGGCGGAGAAGCAGTCGGAGCCGGAGTCGAGATCGGCAGCGTCGTCACCGCAGCCGTAGCTGGGAACGTCGACGTAGTAGTGAGTCACGAAGTCGAGACCGACGTCGTGAGGATCGTGTGCGCTACAGGAGTCCACCACTTGCCACTGG GCGTAGGTATGGACACAGTAAGAGTCCTCATTTCCGGGAGAAGAGCCCAGTCAG GGAGCCAGTTGATAATCTGAGTCCTGAGGAGCGGGATGCCCGCACGGTGTTCTGTATGCAGTTAGCTGCCCGCATTCGGCCTCGAGACCTGGAGGACTTTTTCTCGGCTGTTGGCAAG GTTCGAGATGTACGTATCATCTCAGATCGGAACTCACGTCGTTCTAAGGGCATTGCCTATGTGGAATTCTGTGAGATCCAGTCTGTGCCACTTGCCATTGGGCTGACCGGACAGCGGCTGCTGGGAGTGCCTATCATTGTACAGGCCTCACAG GCTGAGAAAAACCGACTGGCAGCCATGGCCAACAACCTGCAGAAGGGCAGTGGTGGACCAATGCGCCTCTACGTGGGCTCCCTGCACTTCAATATCACTGAGGACATGCTCCGGGGCATCTTTGAGCCCTTTGGCAAA ATTGATAATATTGTCCTGATGAAGGACTCAGATACAGGCCGCTCTAAAGGTTATGGTTTTATTACG TTCTCTGACTCTGAGTGTGCCCGCCGGGCCCTGGAACAGTTGAATGGCTTTGAGCTTGCTGGTCGGCCTATGAGGGTTGGCCATGTGACCGAGCGACTGGATGGTGGCACAGACATCACTTTTCCTGACGGAGACCAGGATCTGGATCTGGGATCAGCGTGTGGACGTTTGCAGCTCATGGCCAAATTGGCAGAAG GCTCTGGAATCCAGCTGCCgaccactgctgctgctgcccaagCTGCTGCCTTGCAACTGAATGGAGCAGTTCCTTTGGGGGCCCTGAACCCAGCGGCTTTGACTG CTCTGAGTCCGGCCCTGAACCTCGCCTCCCAGGCAATCGCCTCCCAGTGCTTCCAGCTTTCCAGCCTCTTTACCCGCCAAACCATGTGA